One window of Streptomyces sp. FIT100 genomic DNA carries:
- a CDS encoding RecB family exonuclease translates to MSTSQPPPEGRPQPVLEDVPTAADGHPSPPEAQRSGPDGRPPGSLSPSRASDFMQCPLLYRFRVIDRLPEKPSEAATRGTLVHAVLERLFDAPAVERTPPRAKALIPGQWDRLLESRPELGELFAEDADGERLSRWMTEAEQLVERWFSLEDPTRLEPAERELFVETELESGLRLRGVIDRVDVAPTGEVRIVDYKTGKAPRPEYSEGALFQMKFYALVVWRLKGVVPRRLQLVYLGSGEVLTYDPVVADLERVERKLLALWDAIMRAAETGDWRPRPTKLCGWCDHQSVCPEFGGTPPPYPLPLVPRPSGERRPDESGMGGQGRMGPV, encoded by the coding sequence ATGAGTACGAGTCAGCCGCCCCCGGAGGGCCGGCCGCAGCCTGTCCTGGAGGATGTGCCCACGGCCGCGGACGGTCATCCCTCGCCGCCCGAGGCACAGCGGTCCGGGCCGGACGGCCGGCCTCCGGGCTCGCTGTCCCCGTCGCGGGCGAGCGACTTCATGCAGTGCCCTCTGCTGTACCGGTTCCGGGTGATCGACAGGCTGCCGGAGAAGCCGAGCGAGGCGGCGACCCGGGGGACGCTGGTCCACGCCGTGCTGGAGCGGCTCTTCGACGCCCCCGCGGTGGAGCGCACACCGCCGCGGGCGAAGGCGCTGATCCCGGGTCAGTGGGACCGGCTGCTGGAGTCGCGGCCCGAGCTGGGCGAGCTGTTCGCGGAGGATGCGGACGGTGAGCGGCTCTCGCGCTGGATGACGGAGGCGGAGCAGCTGGTCGAGCGGTGGTTCTCGCTGGAGGACCCGACGCGGCTGGAGCCGGCGGAGCGCGAGCTGTTCGTGGAGACGGAGCTGGAGTCCGGGCTGCGGCTGCGCGGGGTGATCGACCGGGTCGACGTGGCGCCGACGGGCGAGGTGCGGATCGTCGACTACAAGACGGGCAAGGCGCCCCGGCCGGAGTACAGCGAGGGCGCGCTGTTCCAGATGAAGTTCTACGCCCTGGTGGTCTGGCGGCTCAAGGGCGTGGTGCCGCGGCGGTTGCAGCTGGTCTATCTGGGCAGCGGAGAAGTGCTGACGTACGACCCGGTCGTGGCCGATCTGGAGCGGGTGGAGCGCAAGCTGCTGGCGCTGTGGGACGCGATCATGCGGGCCGCGGAGACGGGCGACTGGCGCCCGCGCCCGACGAAGCTGTGCGGCTGGTGCGACCACCAGTCGGTGTGTCCGGAGTTCGGGGGCACCCCTCCGCCGTACCCGTTGCCGCTGGTGCCGCGGCCCTCGGGCGAGCGGCGGCCGGATGAATCGGGCATGGGCGGTCAGGGCAGAATGGGGCCGGTCTAG
- a CDS encoding response regulator transcription factor translates to MAVRVLLVDDQPLLRTGFRMILEAEQDIAVVGEAGDGLQALDQVRALQPDVVLMDIRMPRMDGVEATRQITGPGRDGPAKVLVLTTFDLDEYVVEALRAGASGFLLKDAPANELVQAIRVVAAGEAMLAPSVTRRLLDKYADHLPSGEDPVPNTLHTLTEREVEVLKLVARGLSNAEIAADLFVSETTVKTHVGHVLTKLGLRDRVQAAVYAYESGLVRPGAQ, encoded by the coding sequence GTGGCTGTCCGTGTCCTACTGGTCGATGACCAACCTCTGCTGCGCACCGGCTTCCGGATGATCCTGGAGGCGGAGCAGGACATCGCGGTCGTCGGGGAGGCCGGGGACGGCCTCCAGGCCCTGGACCAGGTGCGGGCGTTGCAGCCCGATGTAGTGCTGATGGACATCCGCATGCCGCGGATGGACGGGGTCGAGGCGACCCGGCAGATCACCGGTCCGGGGCGGGACGGCCCGGCGAAGGTGCTGGTGCTGACCACGTTCGATCTGGACGAGTACGTGGTGGAGGCGCTGCGGGCGGGTGCGAGCGGCTTCCTGCTGAAGGACGCGCCGGCGAACGAGCTGGTCCAGGCGATCCGGGTGGTCGCGGCGGGCGAGGCGATGCTGGCGCCGAGCGTGACGCGCCGGCTGCTCGACAAGTACGCGGACCATCTCCCGTCCGGCGAGGACCCGGTCCCCAACACGCTGCACACGCTGACCGAGCGCGAGGTCGAGGTGCTGAAGCTGGTCGCCCGCGGCCTGTCGAACGCGGAGATCGCGGCGGATCTGTTCGTCAGCGAGACGACCGTGAAGACGCACGTCGGCCATGTGCTGACGAAGCTGGGCCTGCGCGACCGGGTCCAGGCCGCGGTGTACGCGTACGAGAGCGGCCTG